GACCAACCTGGCCGGCGTGTCCGCGCAGAACGAACGGCTGGCGAACACGCTCCGTGAGGCCCGCGACCAGATCGTGGCCCTCAAGGAAGAGGTCGACCGGCTGGCGCAGCCTCCGGCAGGCTTCGGTGTCTTCCTCGTGGCGAACGAGGACGGCACGGCGGACATCTTCACCGGGGGCCGCAAGCTCCGGGTGAACGTCAGCCCCAGCGTGGAGCTCCCAGAGCTCCGGCGCGGCCAGGAAGTGATGCTGAACGAAGCTCTCAACGTGGTCGAGGCCATGGAATACGAGAGCGTGGGCGACATCGTCACCCTCAAGGAGATCCTCGAGGACGGCGAGCGAGCCCTGGTGGTGGGGCACACCGACGAGGAACGGGTGGTGCGGCTCGCCGAGCCGCTCCTGGACGTCACCATCCGTCCCGGCGACGCCCTCCTCCTGGAACCCCGATCCGGCTATGTCTACGAAATCGTTCCCAAGAGCGAGGTCGAGGAACTCGTCCTCGAAGAGGTCCCGGACATCGGCTACGAGCAGATCGGCGGTCTGGGCGGCCAGATCGAGATGATCCGCGACGCGGTCGAGCTCCCGTACCTCTACCCCGACCTCTTCAAGGAGCACGAACTGCGGCCGCCCAAGGGCGTCCTGCTGTACGGGCCCCCCGGATGCGGAAAGACGCTCATCGCCAAGGCCGTGGCCAACTCGCTGGCCAAGAAGGTCGCGGAAGTGACCGGACAGGCCACCGGCAAGAGCTTCTTCCTCAACATCAAGGGCCCCGAGCTCCTGAACAAGTACGTCGGCGAGACCGAGCGGCAGATCCGCCTCGTCTTCCAGCGTGCACGCGAGAAGGCCAGCGAGGGCACACCCGTCATCGTCTTCTTCGACGAGATGGAATCCCTCTTCCGCACCCGCGGATCCGGCGTCAGCTCGGACGTGGAGAACACCATCGTCCCGCAGCTGCTCGCCGAGATCGACGGCGTGGAGGGCCTGCAGAACGTCGTGGTCATCGGCGCCTCGAACCGCGAGGACATGATCGACCCCGCCATCCTGCGGCCCGGCCGGCTCGACGTGAAGATCAAGATCGAGCGTCCGGACGCCGAAGCGGCGAAGGACATCTTCCAGAAGTACCTCACCGAGCGTCTCCCCCTGCACCCCGAGGACGTCGGGGAGCACGGCGGCGACAGGGCGGCCACCGTCCACGGCATGATCCAGACCGCCGTGGAGCAGATGTACGCCGAATCGGAGGAGAACCGCTTCCTGGAGGTCACCTACGCCAACGGTGACAAGGAAGTCCTGTACTTCAAGGACTTCAATTCCGGCGCAATGATCGAGAACATCGTCGGCCGCGCCAAGAAGATGGCCATCAAGGACTTCTTGGAGCACAGCCAGAAGGGCCTTCGCGTCTCCCATCTCCTCCAGGCCTGCGTGGACGAGTTCAAGGAGAACGAGGACCTGCCGAACACCACCAACCCGGACGACTGGGCCAGGATCTCCGGAAAGAAGGGTGAACGGATCGTCTACATCCGTACGCTCATCACCGGAAAGCAGGGCGCGGACACCGGACGCTCCATCGACACGGTGGCCAACACCGGCCAGTACCTGTAAAAAGCAGGTCGGCTGCGGGTGCCCGACGCGGGTACCCGCAGCCGACTGCTTTTCAGGCCACGGTCGGAGTACAGCAATGACGCAAATGATCTCCCCACCACCGCAAAGGCGTTCTAGGCTCTTTCGTACCGCCGAATCGCGCAGTGCGGGGACGGGCACCGCACACGCACCGGAGCGCCAGCGGTACTTGAGCAGCGCCCCCGACCGAGGGCGCCGCCGGGCAAGGAGGGCCGCATGACCGTACGGCGAGTAATGGGCATCGAGACGGAGTACGGAATCTCCGTCCCCGGTCACCCCAACGCCAATGCCATGCTCACCTCGTCCCAGATCGTCAACGCCTACGCGGCGGCGATGCACCGGGCGCGCCGCGCCCGCTGGGATTTCGAGGAGGAGAACCCGCTGCGGGACGCGCGAGGCTTCGACCTCGCCCGGGAGACCGCCGACTCCACCCAGCTCACCGACGAGGACATCGGCCTGGCCAATGTCATCCTCACCAACGGAGCACGGCTCTACGTCGACCACGCACACCCCGAGTACAGCGCCCCCGAGGTCACCAACCCGCGGGACGCGGTCCTGTGGGACAAGGCCGGCGAGCGCATCATGGCCGAGGCGGCCGAGCGCGCGGCCCAGCTCCCCGGCGCCCAGCCCATCCACCTGTACAAGAACAACACCGACAACAAGGGCGCCTCCTACGGCACGCACGAGAACTACCTGATGAAGCGGGAGACCCCCTTCTCGGACATCGTGCGCCACCTGACGCCGTTCTTCGTCTCGCGCCAGGTCGTCACCGGAGCGGGCCGCGTCGGCATCGGCCAGGACGGACACGAGCACGGCTTCCAGCTCAGCCAGCGTGCCGACTACTTCGAGGTCGAGGTGGGCCTGGAGACCACGCTCAAGCGCCCCATCATCAACACCCGCGACGAGCCGCACGCCGACGCCGAGAAGTACCGCCGCCTGCACGTGATCATCGGCGACGCCAACCTCTCCGAGATCTCGACGTACCTCAAGCTCGGCACCACGGCCCTCGTCCTCTCCATGATCGAGGACGGCTTCATCGCCGTCGACCTGGCCGTCGACCAGCCGGTCCGCACGCTCCACCAGGTCTCCCACGACCCGACCCTCAAGCACCTCGTCACGCTCCGCAGCGGGCGCACACTCACCGCGGTCCAGCTCCAGATGGAGTACTTCGAGCTGTCCCGCAAGTACGTCGAGGAACGCTACGGCGCGGACGCCGACGAACAGACCAAGGACGTCCTGCTGCGCTGGGAGGACACCCTGAACCGCCTGGAGAACGACCCGATGAGCCTCTCCGGAGAGCTCGACTGGGTCGCCAAGAAGGAGCTCATGGAGGGCTACCGGCGCCGCGACGACCTCGACTGGGACGCCGCCAAGCTGCACCTCCTCGACCTCCAGTACGCCGACGTACGGGCCGACAAGGGCCTCTACAACCGCCTCGCGGCCCGCGGCCGGATCAAGCGCCTGCTGGACGAGAACGAGGTCGAGCGGGCCCGTACGAAGCCGCCGGAGGACACGCGCGCGTACTTCCGCGGCCGCTGCCTGGAGCAGTACGCGGACGACGTCGCTGCGGCCTCCTGGGACTCGGTGATCTTCGATCTGCCGGGCCGGGACTCGCTCCAGCGCGTCCCAACCCTGGAGCCGCTTCGCGGAACGCGTAATCACGTCAAGGAGCTCCTGGACCGCTGTCGCACGGCGGAAGACCTGGTCAAGGTCCTTTCGGGCAACTGAGCCCCCGCCCGGCCGGCACAGGACGGACGGGCGCGACAGGGTGGAACACGTGGCGGACGGGAATCATCGAGATGGCCCCCGTACGTTGGTGAAACTGCGGGGCCGATGTCGGACCCTGCTTGTAGGGTCTGATCAAGAACGTCGAACCGAGCGGGGTGAGGGTTATGGCGACCAAGGACACCGGCGGCGGACAGCAGAAGGCGACGCATTCCACCGAGGAGGTCGAGGAGCAGGCGCAGGACGCGCAGGCGACCGACGACCTCAAGGAACGCCAGGAGAAGCTGAGCGACGATGTCGACTCGGTTCTGGACGAAATCGATGATGTGCTCGAGGAGAATGCCGAGGATTTCGTGAGGTCCTTCGTTCAGAAGGGCGGGCAGTAAGCCGCTTTCCCCTTCGAATCGTAGGTTCGAGTCGAGTATGACCGCCGAGGCGGAACAGCGGGGCTGCTCGCGGTGCAAGCAGAACAAGCCGCGGGCAGCCTTCGCCCGTAACAAGTCGATGCGTGATGGCCTCCAGGTGTACTGCCGAGAATGCTCCGCGGAGTATTACCGGCAGCGTCAGGAGGCCAAAGGGCGGACCGTGCGGGCCAAAGTGCTCGTGCCGAGCGGTCACAAGCGCTGCCCGCAGTGCCAAGTCGCTAGGCCGCACGCCGAGTGGGAGCGCAACAAATCCTCCTCGGACGGCTGGGCGAGTTACTGCCGCGAGTGTCGGGCGGAGCGGAACCGGATCAGCTATTTCCGACGCAAGTACGGCCTCACACCGGCCGAGTTGGATGCGATGGTCGCGGAGCAGCGGGGAATCTGTTGCATCTGCCTTACTGCCCCTGCCGAGCATGTGGATCACTGCCATCAGACGGGTAGGGTCCGAGGCGTACTGTGCTTCAGCTGCAACGCCGCACTGGGGCAGTTCAAGGATCGGCCCGATGCCATCAGACGGGCTGCGACATACCTGGAAGGAAACGCGTGGAAGCCAACACTCGTAGCACCGGGCGTCTACCGGCTGCCTTCCTGACGCCCGGGTCGTCGTCCTTCATGGACTTCCTCTCCGAGCAGCAGCCGGAGATGCTCCCCGGCAAGCGCCAGTTGCCGCCCGTCCAGGGCGTGATCGAGGCGCCGCACGGGACGACCATCGTCGCCGTCACGTTCGCGGGCGGTGTCGTCCTCGCCGGTGACCGGCGGGCCACGATGGGGAATGTCATCGCGCAGCGCGACATCGAGAAGGTCTTCCCGGCCGACGAGTACTCGGCGGTGGGCATCGCCGGTACGGCGGGTCTGGCCGTGGAGATGGTGAAGCTGTTCCAGCTGGAGCTGGAGCACTTCGAGAAGGTGGAGGGCGCGCAGCTCTCCCTGGAGGGCAAGGCGAACCGCCTGTCCACGATGATCCGTTCGAACCTCGGCATGGCCATGCAGGGTCTCGCGGTGGTTCCTCTCTTCGCGGGGTACGACGTGGACCGCGAGAGGGGCCGCATCTTCTCGTACGACGTCACCGGCGGTCGTTCCGAGGAGCACGGGTACGCGGCCACGGGCTCCGGCTCGATCTTCGCGCGCGGAGCCATGAAGAAGCTCTACGCCAAGGGTATGACGGAGGATCAGGCCACGACGCTGGTCGTCCAGGCCCTGTACGACGCCGCCGACGACGATTCGGCGACCGGTGGTCCCGACGTGGCCCGCAGGATCTACCCGATCGTCACCGTGATCACCGAGGACGGCTTCCGCCGGCTCACGGACGATGAGTCCTCCGAGATCGCCCGCGCGATTCTGGAGCGACGGATGGAGCAGCCCGACGGCCCGCGCGCCGCGCTGCTCTGAGCCCGGCCTCTTTTCCCTGTGATCCAGTGACTTCGACAGAAAGGGACGGGTAGCCGGTGTCGACTCCGTTCTATGTCTCACCCCAGCAGGCCATGGCGGACCGGGCGGAGTATGCCCGCAAGGGCATCGCCCGCGGCCGGAGCCTGGTCGTGCTGCAGTACGCCGACGGCATCGTGTTCGTCGGGGAGAACCCGTCCCGCGCGCTGCACAAGTTCAGCGAGATCTACGACCGGATCGGGTTCGCGGCCGCCGGCAAGTACAACGAGTACGAGAACCTCCGGATCGGTGGCGTGCGCTACGCCGACCTGCGGGGCTACACGTACGACCGCGACGACGTGACCGCCCGAGGTCTCGCCAACGTGTACGCCCAGACGCTGGGCACGATCTTCTCGTCGGCGGCGGAGAAGCCGTACGAGGTGGAGCTGGTGGTCGCCGAGGTCGGTGACACGCCCGAGGGCGACCAGATCTACCGGCTGCCGCACGACGGTTCGATCGTGGACGAGCACGGTTCGGTCGCCGTCGGTGGCAGTTCCGAGCAGATCAGCACCTATCTGGACACCGAGCACCGTGAGGGTATGTCGCTGGCGGAGGCGCTGAAGCTGGCCGTCCGCTCGCTGTCCCGCGAGGCCAACGGCGGTGAGCGGGAGATCCCCGCGGAGCGTCTGGAGGTCGCGGTCCTGGACCGTACGCGTCCGCAGAAGCGCAAGTTCAAGCGGATCGTGGGGCGTCAGCTGGCCCGTCTCCTGGAGGCCGGGGGAGCGGAGACCGCGACCGAGGCGGAGGACGCCGACGACGAGGAGTGAGGTCCCGGCTGGGGCCTGAGGTGAGGGGTCGTTCCGGTGCACACCGGGGCGGCCCCTTTCGTGTTGCCGCGGTCCGCCGTCACGGCCTGGTCTGTGCCGGGGCGGGGCGTGGCGGGGCCGTGGAGCCCCGTACGACGAGGTGGACCGGGATGTCCTCCTCGGGGGGTGTGCGGCCGTCCAGGACGGCCAGGAGGGCCTTCATCCCCTGTTCGCCGAAGAGTTCGGCGTCCAGGCGCACGGTCGTGAGTTCGGGGTCGAGTGCCTGGGCGAGGGCGAGGTCGTCGAGGCCGGTGACGGAGATGTCGTCCGGGATGCGCAGGCCGAGGCGCCGGGCGGCCTTGTAGGCGCCCGCCGCCAGTTTGTCGTCGTCGCAGATGACGGCGGTGGGGCGTGGTCCGGCGGGGTCGGACAGGGCGGTGTGCGCGGCGGCCAGGGCGTCCTCGAAGGAGATGGGGGCGCGGGCGGTGCGCAGGTCGGTCCCGGGGGCCTCGGCAAGTCGGGCGGCGAGTTCGCGGGCGCGGACCTCGAAGGTCCAGGAGGGGATGTCGGCGGCGAGGTGCAGGAAGCGCCGGTGGCCCAGGGCGAGGAGGTGGTCGGTGACCTGGCGTACGCCGTCCTTGATGTCGAGGTTGACGGTGGCGGCGCCCTGGCTGCCGTCCGGGTCGCTGTCGAGCATCACGAGGGGGAGCTGGTCGCCGCGGATGGCGGTGAGGGCGTCGGCGGCCATGGAGGAGGCGATGACGCCGTCCAGGGCGGCCTGGGCGGAGCCGAAGGGGTCGCGGGCGGGTCCGATGCCCTCGGGGGACGGGTACAGGACGACGCCGAAGCCGTGTTCGGCGGCCACCCGGGCGGCGCCGGTGTAGACGCCGGCGAAGAACTCCGTGGTGAGTGCCGGGACGACCAGGAGGACGGTGCGGGTGCGGCCGAGGCGGAGGTTGCGGGCGGCGAGGTTCGGCCGGTAGCCGAGCTCCTGGGCCGCCTCTCGGACCCGTTCGGCGGTGGTCTCGGAGACGCGGCCGCGCCATTTGTCGCCGAGCACCAGCGAGACGGCGGCCTGGGAGACCCCGGCGGCCTGGGCGACGTCCCTGCTCGTGGGGCGCGTACTACCTCGTGCCACCGTCGGCCTGCTCCTTCGTCTGGACTCCCGGACTGCGCACATGGTACGTATGAAAGACGACGTTATACGTAAAACTTGAGACGTCACGCGCTTCGAGAAGGGCTCGACATGGCCGCGGGATACCTGGAGATCCTCAGGGCGAGGCATGCCGCCCGGCTCCTCGTCGGCACGCTCGTGGGGCGGCTGCCGAACGCCACCGCGGCCATCGCCGTCGTGCTGTTCGTGCGGGCCGAGGGCGGCACGTACAGCCTGGCCGGCGCGCTCGCCGCCGTGTACGGGGTGGCCAACGCGGTGGGGCAGCCGCTGCTCGGACGGCTCGTGGACCTCTACGGACAGCCCCGCGTGCAACTGCCCGCCGCGCTCGTCTCGGCCCTCGGGATGGCCGCCTTCGCCTTCCTCGGGACGGATCCGGTGCTGCTCGGCTGCGCCGCGATGGCCGTGGCGGGCCTGTTCACCCCGCCGCTGGAGGGCGGCCTGCGGGCGCTGTGGCCCTCCGTGCTGCGCAAGGAGGAGCAGGTGCACACCGCGTACGCGATGGACGCGGTGGCCCAGGAAGTCATGTTCACCGTCGGGCCGTTGCTCGTGACGCTGTGCGCGGCGCTCTGGTCCCCGCGGGCCGCACTCCTGATCCTCGGCGTGATCGGCGTCCTGGGCGCCCTCTCGGTGGTGATCTCGCCGCCCTCGCGCGCGTGGCGCTCGGCTCCGCGTGAGGCGCACTGGCTCGGCGCGCTGCGTTCTCCGGGGCTGCTGGCCCTGCTCGGCGCGTTCCTGTTCGTCGGGATCGCGCTCGGCTCGATCACCGTCGCCGCGGTGTCGTACGCCGACGACCACGGCGGGGACGCCGTGTACGGCTGGCTCATGGCGGGCATCGGGCTGGGCGCGCTGCTCGGGGGAGTGGTCTACGGGGCGCGGCAGTGGGCGGGGGCGCCGGAGCGGCGACTGCGGGTGCTGGTGGCCCTTCTGGCGGTGTGTTACCTCCCGCTGACGCTCGCGCCCGGTCCGGTCGCGATGACCGCCCTCGCCACGCTCGCCGGTGTGTTCCTGGCGCCGTGCATCGCGTGCGCCTTCGTGCTGGTGGACCGGCACGCTCCGGTGGGCACGGTGACGGAGGCGTTCTCCTGGCTCGTGACGACGTTCACCGTGGGCGCGTCGGTCGGGACGGGCCTCGCGGGGCCCGTGGTGGAGTGGGGCGGGGCGGCCCGTGGTTTCGCCGTCCCGGGGGCCGCGGGTGCCGCCGCGCTGGTGGTTCTGCTGGCCACGGGGCGGGTCCTCGCAGCTACCGGCGGGGGCGCGGTTGTTGCGGTCTCATCGGAAAATGATCCAAACCGTGCCGTCGAACCCCGTTTCAGCTCAGGGGATCGGGCGTAATGTTCAGTCATGGACCGCCGCATTTTCGGGCTGGAGAACGAGTACGGCGTCACGTGTACGTTCAGGGGACAGCGGCGCCTGTCTCCCGACGAGGTGGCGCGGTACCTCTTCCGCCGTGTCGTGTCATGGGGCCGCAGCAGCAATGTCTTTCTGCGGAACGGCGCTCGCCTCTATCTCGACGTGGGATCACATCCGGAATACGCAACACCGGAATGTGACAACGTGACGGAACTCGTCACCCACGACAAGGCCGGCGAGCGCATTCTCGAAGGACTCCTGGTGGACGCCGAACGACGCCTGCACGAGGAAGGAATCGCGGGCGACGTCTACCTGTTCAAGAACAACACCGACTCGGCGGGCAACTCCTATGGTTGTCACGAGAACTATCTGGTGGCCCGGCACGGGGAGTTCTCCCGGCTCGCGGACATCCTCATTCCGTTCCTCGTGACGAGGCAGTTGCTGTGCGGTGCCGGCAAGGTGCTGCAGACGCCGCGGGGCGCCGTCTACTGCGTGAGTCAGCGGGCCGAGCACATCTGGGAGGGCGTCAGCTCCGCGACGACCCGCTCCCGGCCCATCATCAACACCCGCGACGAGCCGCACGCGGACGCCGAGCGCTACCGCCGGCTGCACGTCATCGTCGGCGACTCGAACATGTCCGAGACGACCATGCTCCTCAAGGTCGGTGCCACCGACCTCGTGCTGCGCATGATCGAGGCGGGCACCGTCATGCGCGACCTCACCCTGGAGAACCCCATTCGGGCGATCCGCGAGGTGAGCCACGACATCACCGGCCGCCGCAAGGTGCGGCTCGCCAGCGGCCGCGAGGCCTCCGCGCTCGAGGTGCAGCGCGAGTACTACGAGAAGGCCGTGGACTTCGTCGACCGCCGCGGTATCCGCACCGGCACCGTCGAACAGGTCCTCGAACTGTGGGGCCGTGTGCTCGACTCGATCGAGGCCGAGGACCTCGACCGGATCGGCACCGAGATCGACTGGGTCATGAAGTACCAGCTCATCGAGCGGTACCGGGCCAAGCACAACATGACCATGTCCCACCCGCGGGTCGCGCAGATAGACCTCGCCTACCACGACATCCACCGCCGTCGTGGCCTCTACTACCTGCTGGAGAGGAAGGGGCAAGCCGCGCGGATCTGCAACGACTTGAAGATCTTCGAAGGCAAGTCGGTGCCGCCGCAGACCACTCGCGCGCGGTTGCGCGGTGACTTCATCCGCCGGGCCCAGGAGCAGCGACGGGACTTCACCGTCGACTGGGTCCATCTGAAGCTCAACGACCAGGCACAGCGCACCGTGTTGTGCAAGGACCCCTTCCGATCCGTGGACGACCGGGTGGAGAAGCTCATCGCCGGAATGTGAGCCGGGTGTTCCGCGAGGGACGCGGAACGCAACGCGGGGCGCCGTACGTTTTCCGTACGGCGCCCTTCTCACGTCGTAGAGTTGCGCGCACGCCATCAACCAAGATCGACCGATACGAGGCCCCCACCGTGCGCCGACGCTCACTCCTCATCGCCGTTCCCGCCGGACTGGTCACACTCGCCGGATGCGGTGACGACGACAAGTCCGACACGGCCAAGTCCAGCAGCAGTCCGTCACCTTCGGCCTCCGCGTCGGCTCCGCCCCCGCCGAAGATCGTCGACGGACCGCTGCCGGCGATCACGGCCGGCACGAAGTTCGGGGAGAAGCCGACCGTCGCGAAGGGGTCCGGGGACCCCTCGAAGGACCTCGCGGTCAAGACGGTCATCGCGGGCGGCGGGAAGACGGTCGCGGAGAACGACTACATCCAGGCCAACTACCTCGGCCAGGTGTGGTCCACGGCGAAGGTCTTCGACAACTCCTACGACCGCAAGACGCCGCTGGTCATCCAGCTCGCGCAGGGCGGCATCATCGACGGCTGGCGCTACGGCCTGGTGGGCAAGAAGGCCGGCAGCCGCGTCGAGATGTCCGTCCCGCCGACCTGGGGCTACGGCACGCAGGGCAACGCGCAGGCGGGCATCAAGGGCACCGACACGCTGGTGTTCGTCGTCGACATCGAGAACACGTTCAACTCGAAGAGCTCCGCCAAGGGCAAGGACGTCCCGCAGAGCGACGCCGCGCTGCCCAAGGTCGGGACCAACACCGACGGCAAGGCCCCCTCCATCGATGTCCCGAAGGCGGACGCGCCGACCAAGCTCGTCGCGGAGTACGTCATCGAGGGCGACGGCGAGACGGTCGCGGCCGACAGCAGCGTCCTCGTACAGTACAAGGGCGTGCTGTGGGACGGCGGCAAGGAGTTCGACTCCACGTACAGCCGCGGACAGTTGACGTCGTTCTCGCTCCAGCAGGTCGTCAAGGGCTGGGCGCAGGGCCTCACCGGCAAGAAGGTCGGCAGCCGCGTCCTCATCGTCATCCCGCCGAAGCTGGGTTACGGGGACAAGCCGCCGGCCGGCAGCGGCAT
The window above is part of the Streptomyces sp. NBC_01428 genome. Proteins encoded here:
- the arc gene encoding proteasome ATPase, coding for MAAHDDDMNRGIRPGRGSDDPAGQIAYLEQEIAVLRRKLADSPRHTRILEERIVELQTNLAGVSAQNERLANTLREARDQIVALKEEVDRLAQPPAGFGVFLVANEDGTADIFTGGRKLRVNVSPSVELPELRRGQEVMLNEALNVVEAMEYESVGDIVTLKEILEDGERALVVGHTDEERVVRLAEPLLDVTIRPGDALLLEPRSGYVYEIVPKSEVEELVLEEVPDIGYEQIGGLGGQIEMIRDAVELPYLYPDLFKEHELRPPKGVLLYGPPGCGKTLIAKAVANSLAKKVAEVTGQATGKSFFLNIKGPELLNKYVGETERQIRLVFQRAREKASEGTPVIVFFDEMESLFRTRGSGVSSDVENTIVPQLLAEIDGVEGLQNVVVIGASNREDMIDPAILRPGRLDVKIKIERPDAEAAKDIFQKYLTERLPLHPEDVGEHGGDRAATVHGMIQTAVEQMYAESEENRFLEVTYANGDKEVLYFKDFNSGAMIENIVGRAKKMAIKDFLEHSQKGLRVSHLLQACVDEFKENEDLPNTTNPDDWARISGKKGERIVYIRTLITGKQGADTGRSIDTVANTGQYL
- the dop gene encoding depupylase/deamidase Dop, with translation MTVRRVMGIETEYGISVPGHPNANAMLTSSQIVNAYAAAMHRARRARWDFEEENPLRDARGFDLARETADSTQLTDEDIGLANVILTNGARLYVDHAHPEYSAPEVTNPRDAVLWDKAGERIMAEAAERAAQLPGAQPIHLYKNNTDNKGASYGTHENYLMKRETPFSDIVRHLTPFFVSRQVVTGAGRVGIGQDGHEHGFQLSQRADYFEVEVGLETTLKRPIINTRDEPHADAEKYRRLHVIIGDANLSEISTYLKLGTTALVLSMIEDGFIAVDLAVDQPVRTLHQVSHDPTLKHLVTLRSGRTLTAVQLQMEYFELSRKYVEERYGADADEQTKDVLLRWEDTLNRLENDPMSLSGELDWVAKKELMEGYRRRDDLDWDAAKLHLLDLQYADVRADKGLYNRLAARGRIKRLLDENEVERARTKPPEDTRAYFRGRCLEQYADDVAAASWDSVIFDLPGRDSLQRVPTLEPLRGTRNHVKELLDRCRTAEDLVKVLSGN
- a CDS encoding ubiquitin-like protein Pup, giving the protein MATKDTGGGQQKATHSTEEVEEQAQDAQATDDLKERQEKLSDDVDSVLDEIDDVLEENAEDFVRSFVQKGGQ
- a CDS encoding endonuclease VII domain-containing protein, which codes for MVAEQRGICCICLTAPAEHVDHCHQTGRVRGVLCFSCNAALGQFKDRPDAIRRAATYLEGNAWKPTLVAPGVYRLPS
- the prcB gene encoding proteasome subunit beta, whose protein sequence is MEANTRSTGRLPAAFLTPGSSSFMDFLSEQQPEMLPGKRQLPPVQGVIEAPHGTTIVAVTFAGGVVLAGDRRATMGNVIAQRDIEKVFPADEYSAVGIAGTAGLAVEMVKLFQLELEHFEKVEGAQLSLEGKANRLSTMIRSNLGMAMQGLAVVPLFAGYDVDRERGRIFSYDVTGGRSEEHGYAATGSGSIFARGAMKKLYAKGMTEDQATTLVVQALYDAADDDSATGGPDVARRIYPIVTVITEDGFRRLTDDESSEIARAILERRMEQPDGPRAALL
- the prcA gene encoding proteasome subunit alpha, giving the protein MSTPFYVSPQQAMADRAEYARKGIARGRSLVVLQYADGIVFVGENPSRALHKFSEIYDRIGFAAAGKYNEYENLRIGGVRYADLRGYTYDRDDVTARGLANVYAQTLGTIFSSAAEKPYEVELVVAEVGDTPEGDQIYRLPHDGSIVDEHGSVAVGGSSEQISTYLDTEHREGMSLAEALKLAVRSLSREANGGEREIPAERLEVAVLDRTRPQKRKFKRIVGRQLARLLEAGGAETATEAEDADDEE
- a CDS encoding LacI family DNA-binding transcriptional regulator, which produces MARGSTRPTSRDVAQAAGVSQAAVSLVLGDKWRGRVSETTAERVREAAQELGYRPNLAARNLRLGRTRTVLLVVPALTTEFFAGVYTGAARVAAEHGFGVVLYPSPEGIGPARDPFGSAQAALDGVIASSMAADALTAIRGDQLPLVMLDSDPDGSQGAATVNLDIKDGVRQVTDHLLALGHRRFLHLAADIPSWTFEVRARELAARLAEAPGTDLRTARAPISFEDALAAAHTALSDPAGPRPTAVICDDDKLAAGAYKAARRLGLRIPDDISVTGLDDLALAQALDPELTTVRLDAELFGEQGMKALLAVLDGRTPPEEDIPVHLVVRGSTAPPRPAPAQTRP
- a CDS encoding MFS transporter → MAAGYLEILRARHAARLLVGTLVGRLPNATAAIAVVLFVRAEGGTYSLAGALAAVYGVANAVGQPLLGRLVDLYGQPRVQLPAALVSALGMAAFAFLGTDPVLLGCAAMAVAGLFTPPLEGGLRALWPSVLRKEEQVHTAYAMDAVAQEVMFTVGPLLVTLCAALWSPRAALLILGVIGVLGALSVVISPPSRAWRSAPREAHWLGALRSPGLLALLGAFLFVGIALGSITVAAVSYADDHGGDAVYGWLMAGIGLGALLGGVVYGARQWAGAPERRLRVLVALLAVCYLPLTLAPGPVAMTALATLAGVFLAPCIACAFVLVDRHAPVGTVTEAFSWLVTTFTVGASVGTGLAGPVVEWGGAARGFAVPGAAGAAALVVLLATGRVLAATGGGAVVAVSSENDPNRAVEPRFSSGDRA
- the pafA gene encoding Pup--protein ligase, whose protein sequence is MDRRIFGLENEYGVTCTFRGQRRLSPDEVARYLFRRVVSWGRSSNVFLRNGARLYLDVGSHPEYATPECDNVTELVTHDKAGERILEGLLVDAERRLHEEGIAGDVYLFKNNTDSAGNSYGCHENYLVARHGEFSRLADILIPFLVTRQLLCGAGKVLQTPRGAVYCVSQRAEHIWEGVSSATTRSRPIINTRDEPHADAERYRRLHVIVGDSNMSETTMLLKVGATDLVLRMIEAGTVMRDLTLENPIRAIREVSHDITGRRKVRLASGREASALEVQREYYEKAVDFVDRRGIRTGTVEQVLELWGRVLDSIEAEDLDRIGTEIDWVMKYQLIERYRAKHNMTMSHPRVAQIDLAYHDIHRRRGLYYLLERKGQAARICNDLKIFEGKSVPPQTTRARLRGDFIRRAQEQRRDFTVDWVHLKLNDQAQRTVLCKDPFRSVDDRVEKLIAGM
- a CDS encoding FKBP-type peptidyl-prolyl cis-trans isomerase; the protein is MRRRSLLIAVPAGLVTLAGCGDDDKSDTAKSSSSPSPSASASAPPPPKIVDGPLPAITAGTKFGEKPTVAKGSGDPSKDLAVKTVIAGGGKTVAENDYIQANYLGQVWSTAKVFDNSYDRKTPLVIQLAQGGIIDGWRYGLVGKKAGSRVEMSVPPTWGYGTQGNAQAGIKGTDTLVFVVDIENTFNSKSSAKGKDVPQSDAALPKVGTNTDGKAPSIDVPKADAPTKLVAEYVIEGDGETVAADSSVLVQYKGVLWDGGKEFDSTYSRGQLTSFSLQQVVKGWAQGLTGKKVGSRVLIVIPPKLGYGDKPPAGSGIKKDSTLVFSVDILAKM